A genomic region of Paenibacillus sp. PL2-23 contains the following coding sequences:
- a CDS encoding MerR family transcriptional regulator — MEAAPLYRIGELAKLAKLSARTIDYYTSLGLVEPAKRTDKNYRLYAHETLLRLQRIEEMKKDKYTLDEIKASLDAWSRITPEEQLSLKLTEIQQHLSQLEREVKELEPVIKQLKPRQAHRLYTSLTPQTAACIEALMLLMNKSTLM; from the coding sequence ATGGAGGCTGCCCCATTGTACCGAATCGGCGAGTTAGCGAAGCTTGCCAAGCTCAGCGCAAGAACCATTGACTACTACACCTCGCTGGGTCTAGTCGAACCTGCCAAGCGCACCGACAAAAACTACAGATTGTACGCTCATGAAACTTTACTGCGTCTGCAGCGTATTGAGGAAATGAAAAAGGACAAATATACGTTGGATGAGATCAAAGCGAGCTTGGACGCTTGGAGCAGGATTACACCGGAGGAGCAGCTGTCCTTGAAGCTGACAGAGATCCAGCAGCACTTAAGCCAGCTGGAACGGGAAGTGAAGGAGCTGGAGCCCGTTATCAAGCAGTTGAAGCCGCGTCAAGCCCATCGCTTGTACACGAGCCTAACGCCTCAGACTGCGGCGTGTATTGAAGCTCTCATGCTTCTAATGAACAAGAGCACTCTCATGTAA
- a CDS encoding ammonium transporter, whose translation MIKKTFLALGLMTILFPVVAFASDPTATLDMGLNSLWVMLAFILVLLMQGGFILLEAGSTRMKNAGHVAGKTIFTVGLAALIYWAFGYGIAFGGDSSIAQFIGWGDFFFDPQLAAEEGDSYPNGVFFLFQLAFAAISLSIAWGGFAERAKLSSYIVFTLFFVGLIYPTVAHWIWGGGWLAEDGAQDFAGSTVVHLTGALAAFAATVLLKPRIGKFNKDGSANEILGHNQVFTALSVLLLWVGWFGFNAGSTVAIGDGFFTYVAFTTMLGAGGGGVAALLISWAVTGKADITTMLNGTLAGLVAITASCAFVDPWAAVVIGLVAGVLVFYSVKMFEKFKVDDPIYALSVHGMAGIWGTLANGIFATQELADKVGIGTGGLIDTGSWKQLWVQFESVVVVGIFVLVASFLVLGVMKKIMGFRVTEEQEIIGLDLSEHGAYGYPEQLKKPGQGIQG comes from the coding sequence TTGATTAAGAAGACTTTTCTCGCGTTAGGATTAATGACAATCCTCTTCCCAGTTGTGGCGTTCGCGTCTGATCCAACTGCAACACTGGACATGGGATTGAATTCACTCTGGGTCATGCTGGCATTCATTCTGGTACTATTAATGCAAGGCGGCTTTATCCTTCTGGAAGCAGGCTCAACTCGAATGAAAAATGCTGGCCACGTTGCCGGCAAAACCATCTTCACTGTAGGTCTCGCAGCACTTATCTATTGGGCATTTGGTTACGGCATCGCATTTGGCGGCGACAGCAGCATCGCGCAATTTATTGGCTGGGGCGATTTCTTCTTCGATCCACAGCTGGCAGCTGAAGAAGGCGACAGCTACCCGAACGGCGTATTCTTCCTGTTCCAGCTCGCTTTTGCAGCTATCTCGCTTTCAATTGCATGGGGCGGATTTGCAGAACGTGCGAAATTGTCCTCCTATATCGTCTTTACACTGTTCTTCGTAGGCTTGATCTACCCGACAGTCGCTCACTGGATTTGGGGCGGCGGCTGGCTGGCTGAAGACGGCGCGCAAGACTTCGCCGGCTCCACAGTCGTTCACTTAACAGGCGCGCTCGCTGCATTCGCGGCAACCGTTCTATTGAAGCCGCGTATCGGCAAATTCAACAAGGACGGCTCGGCTAACGAAATTTTGGGCCATAACCAAGTATTTACTGCACTTTCCGTATTGCTTCTGTGGGTTGGCTGGTTCGGCTTCAACGCAGGCTCGACAGTTGCGATCGGCGACGGCTTCTTCACTTATGTCGCATTCACAACGATGCTTGGCGCTGGCGGCGGCGGCGTGGCGGCACTCCTCATCTCTTGGGCTGTCACTGGCAAAGCGGATATTACGACTATGCTTAACGGTACGCTTGCAGGTCTGGTTGCGATCACGGCTTCCTGCGCATTCGTTGATCCATGGGCGGCAGTTGTTATCGGTTTGGTAGCAGGCGTTCTCGTATTCTACAGCGTGAAGATGTTCGAGAAATTTAAAGTGGATGATCCTATCTACGCTCTGTCCGTTCACGGTATGGCAGGTATTTGGGGTACGCTCGCTAATGGTATCTTCGCTACGCAAGAGCTGGCTGACAAGGTTGGTATCGGTACAGGCGGCTTGATCGACACAGGCAGCTGGAAGCAATTGTGGGTTCAATTCGAATCCGTTGTCGTTGTCGGCATCTTCGTACTTGTGGCATCGTTCCTGGTGCTTGGCGTTATGAAGAAGATCATGGGCTTCCGCGTAACGGAAGAGCAAGAAATTATCGGACTCGACCTGAGCGAGCACGGCGCTTATGGATACCCGGAGCAACTGAAGAAGCCGGGCCAAGGCATCCAAGGTTAA